Part of the Emys orbicularis isolate rEmyOrb1 chromosome 10, rEmyOrb1.hap1, whole genome shotgun sequence genome is shown below.
ggagtacggcagaaagggatctaggggttatagtggaccacaagctaaatatgagtcaacagtgtgatgctgttgcaaaaaaagcaaacatgattctgggatgtattaacaggtgtgttgtgagcaagacatgagaagtcattcttctgctctactctgctctggttaggcctcagctggagtattgtgtccagttttgggcaccgcatttcaagaaagatgtggagaaattggaaagggtccagagaagagcaacaagaatgattaaaggtcttgagaacatgacctatgaaggaagactgaaagaattgggtttgtttagtttggaaaagagaagactgagaggggacatgatagcagttttcaggtatctaaaagggtgtcataaggaggagggagaaaacttgttcaccttagcctctaaggatagaacaagaagcaatgggcttaaactgcagcaagggaggtctaggttggacattaggaaaaagttcctaactgtcagggtggttaaacactggaataaattgcctagggaggttgtggaatctccatctctggagatatttaacagtaggttagataaatgtctatcagggatggtctagacagtatttggtcctgccatgcgggcaggggactggacttgatgacctctcgaggtcccttccagtcctagaatctatgaatctatgaaggctCTCATCATTCGAACACTTAGACATATGCTTCACTTTAAGTATGTGAATGagcctattggcttcaatggattaGCAcatgcaggattgaggccttagtGGCTTGCTCAACATTACACAGAGCAGTGCCTAAATCAAGGGTCAgccacctttcagaagtggtgtgctgagtcttcatttattctctctaatttaaggtttcacgtgccagtaatacattttaacgtttttagaaggtctctttctataagtctataatatataactaaactgttgttgtatgtaaagtaaataagatttttaaaatgtgtaagaagcttcatttaaaatgaaattaaaatgcagagccccctggaccagtggcctgggcagtgtgagtgccactgaaaatcagctcacgtgtcagcacacgtgccataggttgcctacccctggcctaaatCCTCTCTGCATTGGTAACTCTGCGCTGTCGTGTGGGGTGGAATATGAGCTGCTTTGTACTGACTGAGACTTCTGTGATGGTAATAAGCTGCATCCCCTGGGGAACTGGGAAGTCTCCCCATTTGTCAAAGCTCTAGATGAGGTTCCAACTAGATCCTCTGAGTACCTGTGTACAGAGAAGATCCATCCCAAACTCCTTCCACAACACGCATGTCATATTATCAACCATGCCATGGGTCTCAACCTCCCTCACTGGGATAGGAGAGGAGTTTGATGCAGAAGTCACAGGGAGGATTCCCCCTGAATCTTAGTTCTTGCAGCTTGTGGGGGCAGGTGTGTGAAGAAGGCTGCTGAGGTGTTTCAGCCAGCCCTGCAGTTGTGGATCACGCTGGGAGGAGCTGAGCCTTATCTATCAGGGGAGCCAGCGAGGTGACTTACAGCTGTGTGACACCCTGTGTGCCCTTGTGCTGACTTACCTCTTGGGCTTGTTGACTCCACTTCAGAGTAGGGTGGGGGTAACTGTGGTGGGCCAGGATAGGGGGGTGGCCAATATGGAAGTGTGTTGAGCGAACCTGCCCAGGGAGAACAGAAACCTTTCAGCATCTCAGATGTGAACAGAGATCCCACCTTAGCTGAAGCCTCCGCCCAGTACCCTCTTTCAGTCTAGTGCTGACATGCTACTTGCTCTGGGCCATAACATGTGAGTGCCTGAGCTGAACAGTCCAAATGgaactctttctctctcacattcTTCGTTTTCTATTCCTTACTGATTTCCAGGCTTCAGAGGAGTTCCTCGGTGAAGATCTAGCTTATCCTGGGAAATAGCTCTGAAGGAAAAACTGAGCTACCCCAAGGCAGTTTCACCAAATGACTATGGAATAGAAGTTCCTCTACTGGTGCTGGGGCTCCAATAATGCACTTTATTACTGCTCTGAGGTcccaatcctgagaggtgctgaggtACTGTAAGTCTCTGAGTGCATTCAACTCCCACAGACTCCAATGGGAattgagtgctcagcatcttgcaggtcTGGGCCCTAATTATGAGTCATTGATTACAACAGATATGTAACAGatttagtcatgttgcttaatgtgctactggaaggtgctcagatactacagtgatgagtgcacTGTGAGAACCTacacagaacagaacagaacaacaGAACAGAACATGGGCCAACTTTAACAAATATTAAGGGCAGACTGCTGATCACTGAGAGCAATGGGAGTGGCAAAAGCACATCCTAGGGAGGAATTTAACCCTACGATAGCTCAGAATTCGTGTCAGGAAAGCATGGGcccacagggctgggtggggaagcCCAGGTGTGAATGAAGAAGGTAACTGAGCTCTTCTCTCATCTGAGAAAAGCTGAGCCCTTCACACTACCAGCGATACTGCTAGTGGAGCACAGTGTGGGGTAACCCAGTAATGAAAGAACCTGGATAtagaaggcctgatccaaagcctttgaagtcaatggaaagattttgaCTGACTTCTATGAGCATTGGATGGGCCCATGGTTCTCTCCTCTCGCAGGCTCCAGCTGGAAGTTTGGAGGATATTTCACGTAACCAGGGTGAAAACGTTTCAATGCTTACGGGGAACCTGAGGTGCTGATGGGTGGGCGTAGGTATAGATGGAGGCTGTTGGATAGTCCTGAAGATTAGCAGCCTCTCTTAATGTATCTGTATATTTAACAAGCAGAAAGAAAATCATGTTAGTAAAAATAAATCCTTTGCATGTGTCTAGTACCTTTAAACTGTGAgtctcacagtgctttgcaagtACAAATCTAGCTGTTGGAAAGATTTACAAGGCACTGATCCCCATGATACCACGGCACTGAATCTCCTCAAGCACTGGGAGCAGGAGTTGGACTGAGCCAGGATGCTGTACCGACACTCCTCTGTGGCTCTAATCGATTCTGCAGAATTTAAATGTTCACTGAAAAGGTAATTACATTTTCTAGACATCGTAGTTTTGAAGACAACCTTTTGAACAGAAGCCAGTTCAGTGGTGCCTCCCTGAGTCTGCATGCAGCCTGAAACAATACCTTTGCCCCCCGGCATCTTACTAGGTTATTGACTCTGAAGCTCAATGATAACAGTGATggcaacattgttaactattgcACCACTGAGCCTGTGTGCAGAAACATCCAGCTACTTTAGAACTGGTGGCAGAGTGTGGAGGACTGATTTTCCTACGAATTAAACTAaggtacagagaggggaagtCAGTGATAGGGCAGACTCTAGAACCCAAGGAGTCCAGATTCTAACCAGTCAAAAATTAAACACTTTTAATTAAACATACTGACAAACTAGACCGGTGAATTCTATCTGCACCAAAGCAGTGTCAGGCAGGAGAATATGAGGTGGAAAATGCAGGGCATAGATCAATGCTAGGAAGAGGATCCTTGTATTAAGGACTGGTGCTAAAGCTCTGGAAAAAAATCCGAGttgctcaggcctggtctacacttaaaaaatcAGGTCGACTTAGCTGCGTTGGTTAGAGGCAacctatgccaacctaacccccctgtgtagacacaTCTGTGTCACCGGATGAAtgcttccatcaacatagctaccgtcattcagggaggtggtgttcctatgcTGATGGAATACCTCCTTCCGTTGacgtaggctgcatctacactacagggttatgccagcatagctgcagcgacatagctatgctggtatagtctctgtagtgtagacataccctcagtaaaaagaacaggagtacttgtggcaccttagagactaacaaattttgtcACCCTCAGTGTTTTCCAGTAAGCAATCCTGATAGGATTACAGACCATCTCCCTGCTAGTGCAGCATTGTCGCCTGCTGATACAGTTACTAGTATTATGTCCAGTCTAGTTTCCACCACATCCGTTGGGaggtgtaacagggtggcttgccccttaAGGGCTGGAGGGCCTGGAGCTAACCAATCCTGATTACTGAAGAGGTACACCTGGGTTGGATCAGGTAGTTCCCTAGAATGAGCAGCAGGTGGCTGTAGTGAAGTGGGAAGCTTGGAAAACTGCAGGAAACAATACAGGTTCCTTCAGGGAAGACCCTGGTACCAGGGGGTTTGAAAGCCAGAGCTAGAAATCTGAGACTCCAGCCAGGTAGTGGCCTCCCATAAACAGGTAAGGCACCAGCAGGAAGGCCTGGGACTGGGAGTAGGGTGAATTGGAGCTGGCTGTGGGGTGAACAGGTTCCAGCAGAAAGGCCTGGGGTTTACCCACGAAGGCTACAGGCAGGAAAAGCCTGGGAGGGTAAAACTGATGGACTAGGTTTTGGGATGTTGAGTTTCATTTTGGGGCACAATTTCTGTGAATAAACTGGTACCCTTGAGAAGGGGTGGTGTGAATGGCTAAGAAAAGCTTGTGTGGAGTCTGTTTAAGAAACCCTTTGAGGGACATGTTGTTAGCATGGTACTGTAGAGATTCTCCTTGCCATGAGAGGGTGCATGGGAGATGACTGACCCTGACTTATGCCTCAGGCTAATAGATCCTTTGGggtcagaaagtttttcctggtAACATAAATTTTACCTGACTTAATGTCATCATATCCCATAAGTACTAGCTATACTCAACTGTTTGCTCTAgttctggcccctactttatcatGCTAACTAGTTACTCCTCTGTGGGTGTTTACACCCCTCAGATATCTGGGGATAGAGATCCATATATTTGATGCTTAGCCAAGGATTTCAACAACTGTTAGACAAATTCCTAATTGTCTCATCTGCAGGTATGATCATTATTATGTAGTAATTACTGTCATGTAAGTTACAGAATCCTAAATACCAAAaaccagatccacaaaggtatttaggctcctcacTTCCCTTGAAATCAGTGTTGTGagcatgttggtcccaggatattagagagacaagatgggtgaggtatggtagaacctcagagttacgaacacctcaggaatggaggttgtttgtaactctgaacaaaacattatggttgttctttcaaaagtttacaactgaacattgatttaatacagcttttaaactttactatgcagaagaaaaacgctgctttccctttatttttttttagtagtttacatttaacactataCTATATTTGCAtactttttgggtttttttggtctctgctgctgcctattGCATgctgtacttctggttccaaatgaggtgtgtggttgccaggtcagtttgtaactctggtgttcgtaactctgaggttctactgtaatatcttttgttggaccaacttctgctggtgaaagaaacaagctttcaagcttacacaaagctctggGCTCTGTGAAGAAGAGAAGGAGCTCTGCATaagtcaaaagcttgtctctttcaccaacagaaactggtccaacaaaaggtattacctcaccccccttgtctctctattgaAATCGGTGGAAGCTAGGAGCCTAAATGTGTGTGTGGCTCTGGGCCCAACTTCATGCAGGAGCTTGGGAAATCCAGCCAACATGCCAGTCAACCCTTGGAGTGTTAATTATCTTGACGAATATTCTATACAACCTCTGTGAAACTTCTTCACCTGCCTAACCAGTCCTACCATCTGCACCCATGGAAAGATAATGGGTTTCCTGAAACTTGCATCATAccataaacaaaaccaaagatgGAGCATAAGATATAGATAAGAGCTGGGAAATTTCAAgatgcctaagggagttaggcacctttcAGATATTTAGACTAGGAAATGGGGTAAAAGGGTGCTGCGTCAGTTCAGAACAGGAACATCACCCATAACAAGTTTGACCACAAGGTGTGAGAAGCAAAACAGAAGGAATCTTTAGAGCTCCACACTGCACAGGTCAGAAAAAAATGGTAGCAGCACTTCCCCCTGTCCTTTGCAAGAGGCAAAAGAAACTGAGTACAGGAGATGAAGAGAGGGACCCTGAGTGTGCATGGCAGTTGGGTTCAGGCACTGGGTTGAATCAATATCCCTGAGCACAGTGAGTGAGTGCTGATGATTGGCATGTGGCTTGTTGGTTCCACAGTTGTCTCTCTTCCTGACTGTTTCACATGTGGGATGGGAACTGTGGTTGTGAAGGAAGAGGAGAGGGTTATTCACTTGGGATGATAATGCCCTACTTTAATGGTGCTGGGAGAATAAAGTCATCAATATATGTGAGACACTcagtcccagatcctcaaaggttttaAGATACCTAACTCCCACGGATTTTCTAAAGACCCTTAGTAGTGTTGAGAGTCAGACTCCACAGCTGTTATAAtggtaactagggtgaccagatagaaagtgtgaaaaatcaggacaggagatgggggggggggggggtaataggcacctacataagaaaaagccccaaatattgggactgtccctataaaatcgggacatctggtcaccctaatggtaACGTAACCATTAACACAACTCCTTGTGTTTGTGTAGGGCataagagacacaaggcctgtaCCAGCCCACACTGGTCAATCGTTTGGCTTTTATATTGCATCCTTTTGTCTGTACTGCCCTTATAGGGCCCAGTTGTGGTGACCTTGTTCTGATTTAGAAGCACACTGCTCCACAAGTAATTTTATTagcttcaataggactactcttGCAGTATAATGAAAGGacaggtatcagaatctggcatGTATATTGTAAGCCCTTTGCAGCTAGGACCTTGCCTTCCTACATGTATATAAAACAACCACCAGACTTTTGGCATTATGCAGAACCATCAAGAGCCTCACCTGCTGAAGACAGGGTTTTGATCATATTCAGGCAATCAGTGGCTTCATACAGGAAGATGAATTTGAAGGTGAGAACACCTTGACTGGAAGCTAAGTGGATGAGATTATAGTGAGCCCATGAGTCAAGTCACCTGATATTCCTTCACCAGAGACATTTCCTCTTTCTCCAGTTTGCTCTTTTGTCCCTGTTTCCTCATctctttgaaccctgttatttTTCCTACTCCCATGATCTTCCCTCCCACTGTTCCATGGTTCCTTTCCCTGTCATTATGCTGACATGAATACAACACAGAAACTACACCTGTGAGGCAATCCTTGGACTGCCCTCAAATGAACCTGATGAAAGGGAGTGGTCACTCTTATATCATGTCTGTTCTTTTAGTGCTACACACAATGATCCTTTGCAGTTCTCCtctcaggatctcaaagcactttacaatcacTAAGTTTCTCAACCAGCCTGTGGAATAGGTATCATTACCCCTCTGggaggagctgaggcacagaagcAACCAACATGACACAGTAAGTAGCTGGTAGAGTTGGGgatagaacacaggagtcctgagtccAATCACCTGCTGTAAGTAGttacttgggcccagatcctcaatggtatttagcacctaactcccatagaaaccaataggagttgggcacctaaataactcTGAGGAACTGATAATGTGCGGAAAACCTGTGATACACAGTTAGCCAGATAAATTCATCTGGGGTAAATATCCTCTGAAGATATTTTTTGAGGGATGCATGCGTGTGTGAGTAATGTATTTTCTATCCTAACTGAAAATGGTGGCTGGTTAATCCAAGATGTATGGACATCCTGGGTTTTATCCCAGCCCTCGCTTCCTATTTCTAGGGGAGGGCCTCCATTGCCCTCAGCTGACTGCAAGGGAGTTGGGTTCAGACCCCCTGGAAATCAGATGTAATCGTGGTTTTATATTTGTGATGAATAAACCATGCCCTGTTTAAAGTGATCATCAAAATGATAGCAGGATATGGCCTTCTCCTGGTCAATACACCTGCATGTAGACCTCTCTACAGCCTCACAGGCAATATCTGCTAATATCCATCTTACTCATTCAGAGTAAGTGTGACAGGAGACTCAATGACGTGTGGCAGCAGTAGGGTCCTGGGTATGGTAAGGTACAACACATACTAATAGTCCCTTTGATATATTGCTGTCTGGAGCTCAGCTCCTCCCCTATCATACAGTCCCCCAGGAGCTGAAGTGGAAAGCGGATGGTCGTGGAGCCCTTGTTCTTGTGCTGGAATATCATCTAGGGAAACAGAGACAAGAACTGGTTCAGGAAGAGTATTGCTTTGAGCTTTGTTGCTTATTTGGGGAGTGTGATcagaaagggaagggagagacCCAGGGAGGTGCCAATGCTGGAGATGATAAGCAAGATGCAGCTAAGCAGCTGACACCAATGCAAACCTGTAACCCCACTGCTCTACTAACTATACTGGATCCCTCTGCAAGTTCTAGAGCTTCATGCTAATCTTCATGGCAATCAATGGGCTTTGCCTACCTTCTGAGGGATCACCTCTTTCCCTGTCAACAGTAGTTACTACAACAGCTTTGCTCACCGGCAAACATGGAATTGTCCATGAAACAAGCAAGAGTCATGGAAGTGTGAAATGGAAATTTCTCAGCTGCTGGCCCACTACTGCTGAATCCCTTCCCTGAGAGATTACAAGATCCATCAATCTCACCATTGCCAGGAAGAAATGGAAAATCCATCACTTTGCAACAGCATGTGCATGATGATACCCACCCTCTGGAAATAATATATTCTAAGACATGTGGGTAGAAAGGAGAGCAACATTAGGGTGTTGTGTTTTGCCTTGACAAAGAACAACCATACGTTCAGTAGAAATGACTTTAACATGAAAGGAAACCAACAAaacaagaaggaaaaaaggaaagccTTCAGGAGAGAGGATGGTGTGTATGTCTGTTCTGTAAAAGGCTGCATCTGAAATTAatgcaaaatggcagctgcctccaGAGAACGTAAAGGTACAGCACACAGAAAGCAAAATCATAGCTGTTGTTTCATGTACtgcatgctgggtaataacatgagagTTGTTTTATTAGGCCTGATTTATGCTACTGGGttttaccagtatagttaaaccaGCAAAACTCTCCTAGTATAGATGCAATTATAGAAGTACTTATACCAGGATAGTGTATGCTGTTTCCCCTAACTAGCAAAATCTATACCGGTATAACTACTTTTGTATTGCTATAATTGTCTAATCTAGGGTTCTTACCTGTGAAGTTATGTTAGCAAAAACTATCATATCCCTAAATAACATGCTGGGAAAATTTTCTTATGTAAACTAAACTGGTTCTTTATTAAAGCAGTAATTTACATAGCTGCTGCAACTGCAAATTAACAGTCTATCCACATGAACACAATCCATGCTCCTTCCTTCAGCTGCCATGCAGTTTGCTAAAGCAGTGATGTAGCGTTGTGACACCCCATATTAATTTCCTGTTTGTGTGGCTGGCTTATGGCTTTTGTAGTTTTGCCAGGTGTTCAGACGCAACATCGTTTGGCATGATGTAAATAATTAGATTTAGAGTCTGGATCCTTACTTTGTACTGTGTGAGATACAGAATCCCTTTCTTTGCCCCTTGGAGCTCCTCAGGGAAGTTTGGCATCTCGTCCAGCACTAGCAGTATGTTACTGAAATGAGCTAGAACCCTGGAAACAAAACCCTCAGATATATTACCCcacaaagaaacacacacaacaggGAAATCAGAGGGAAAACACAGAAATGGTATGCTTAGGCCTTTCCCTTTGCATATCATCTTTATGAATGTTTGCTGAGAAGGGGCCCGATCCCGTGAGATGCTGAGTAACTCCCACAAGGTGTTGAGTGCCTCCCAAGTCCCACTGATGTTGAAGCTCACTCAGTACCTCATAGGATCAGGTCCAAAGAGAGGAAGTGAGGATTGCTGCACTGGTTCCCTGTGGTCTATGCTGTGTGTACACTAGAGAATGGAACTCTTGGTAAATGAAGCAATTAAGgttgtcaaacgattaaaaaaattaattgtgattaatcatgtgattaaataaatggtattctattattgttaaatatttttggatgttttccacattttcaactatattgattttaattacaacacagaatacaaatttgttagtctctaaggtgccacaagtactcctgttatttttacagaatacaaagtgtatattgctcactttatatttatttttgcttacaaatattcgcactgtaaaaaaacaaaagaaatagtatttttcaattaatctaatacaagtactgtagtgcaatctctttatcatcaaagttgaacttataaatgtagaattctgtacaaaaacccctgcattcaaaaataaaacaatcagttctacttcttgttcagccaattgctcagacaaacaagtttgtttacatttgcagaagataatgctacctgcttcttgtttacaatgtcacctgaaagtgagaacaggtgtttgcatggcactgttgtagctggtgtcgcaagatatttacatgccagatgcgctaaagattcatacgtcccttcatgcttcaaccaccattccagaggacatgggtCCACGCTGATGACGgtttctgctcgataatgatccaaatcagtgtggactgacgcatgtgcattttcatcatctgagtcagatgccaccagcagaaggttgattttctttttttggcttcTTTTTCGTGTTCTGtggtttccacatcagagtgttgctctttcaagacttctgaaagcatgctccacacctcatccctctcagattttggaaggcacttcagattcttaaatcttgggtcaagtgctgtcgctatctttagaaatttcacgttggtatctgtcataactataaagggaagggtaacagccctcctgtgtacaatgctataaaattcctcctggccagagactccaaaatccttttacctgtaaagggttaagaagctcaggtaacctggctgacacctgacccaaaggaccaataaggggacaagatactttcaaatcttggtggggggaaggcttttgtttgtgctctttgttttggtgggagttcgctcttgggactaagagggaccagacatcaatccaggctctccaaatctttctgaacaagtctctcatatttcaaacttgtaagtaaacagccaggcaaggcatgttagttttatctttgttttctcaacttgtaaatgtaccttttactagggtgtttacctctgtttgctgtaactttgaacctaaggctagaggggattcctctgggctctttaagtttgattaccctgtaaagttattttccatcctgattttacagagatgatttttacctttttctttaattaaaagccttctttttaagaacctgattgattttccttgtttttagatccaagggggttggatcttgatccaccaggagttggtgggagagaggaggggggatagttaatttctccttgttttaagatccaaggcgtttggatctgtattcaccagggaattggtgaagagtctctcaaggctacccagggaagggaattagcacattgggagtggtggcagcggaccaaatctaagctggtagttaagcttagaagttttcatgcaggcccccacatctgtaccctaaagttcagagtggggaaggagccttgacagtatcttctttgcattttgtcaaatttgcagtgaaaatgttcttaaaacgaacaacgtgctgggtcatcatctgagactgctataacatgaatatatggcagaatgtgggtaaaacagagcaggagacatactgttctcccccagggagttcagtcacaaatttaattaaagcattattattttaacgagcatgtcctctggaatgatggccaaagcatgaagaggcatatgaatctttcgCGCATCTGGCACGCAAATATCTTGTGActccagctacaacaatgccatgagaacgcttgttctcactttcacgtgacattgtaattaagaagtgggcaacattatctcctgtaaatgtaaacaaacttgtttctcttagctattggctgaacaagcagtaagactgagtggacttgtaggctccaaagttttacataagtgcactcaaaaacaaaacattgtaacaaaaaagttacatttgtgagttgcactttcatgataaagagattgcactacagtacttgtctgaggggaattgaaaaatactatttct
Proteins encoded:
- the LOC135884283 gene encoding WW domain-binding protein 2-like; amino-acid sequence: MEVTRYQFSRTTNNSEERVLAHFSNILLVLDEMPNFPEELQGAKKGILYLTQYKMIFQHKNKGSTTIRFPLQLLGDCMIGEELSSRQQYIKGTITSSQGVLTFKFIFLYEATDCLNMIKTLSSADTLREAANLQDYPTASIYTYAHPSAPQVPRSLNTLPYWPPPYPGPPQLPPPYSEVESTSPRESQEGCCHCRALRTQEQTDRQN